GCTCCCACCCTCTTGCGAGTGGATGTAGCTAGGAGAGGGGGATGTTTGTttccccaccacccactccctGGTGATGTCATGCCTCGGCAGCCAATGGCTGgggtctccccctcctccccctccccgttCCTTTTcccccccagcctggggctggggctgagcagaCGGACGGGGAGCTCTCGAGGTGTCTGGAGGCCCAGTGGTAAGAGATCAGCTGGCCAGTTCCCTTCCTGGCCAGGCTGAGAAGCCGCTGAAATGAGACCCAGGATcctgggaggtgctgggaggcTGCCTGGGGCTCAGGAGGCAGAGTTGGGTAGGAGTTAAAGGCacagactttggagccagaccctggattcaaatcccaacattcttctctttctgactaTGTAGCCTTGGGCAAGATCCTTCACCCTTTGTGCCTTTgctttcccatctataaaatgggctgaTGGAGGCTACCTCACAGGGCTGATGCGAGACTAAGTGGTTGCTGCTTGGAGAGAGCTGGGGCAGGATGCCTACGGTGGGACAGGCTTTTTTTGATCTGTGGACTAAAGTGCTGGGGAGACAACGCTGATTCTATTGGTAGGAGGCTGGTGCTCGAGCTGGATTTTGTCCCTCACACAAAGGTCCTCTTGGGTAGAGGAGAAAGTGGGGCCACTGTGAGCAAAGGCTGGGCATGAGACACTTTGAGATGCATAGACCCCCCGACTCTTGCTGTCAGAGATTACTTCCTATTacttgagcacttactatatactGGGAATATTCTAAGCACCTGCTATTATCTCTCAAATCCTCAAAGCCACTCTTGttggctccattttacagatgaagaaactgagacactgagAAGTTAAATATCTTGCCTGAGTATTCACACTTGAGAAGTGCTGAAGAAGGGACTCACTGAGGCAGCTGGAGGCCACTGCCAAAAACCTCCCCCTCCTCAGATCATGTCTAGGGGCCCAGATGAGTCAGATCAACACCCCCTCCCATCACTAAGAGCACCAGATCACTGGTGATTCGGGGGCTGAGGCTCTGAGTGGGGAGAATTCCTAAATGAGGTTGGCGCCAGCCATGGGGGAAAGACAGTGCAGTGAGGCAAAGTTGGGGGAGTCCTCAGCAGGCTGAGCTCTGCTGAAGGGCCCAAGGCACAAATGACAACCCTTCACCGCAGACATCCTGAAGGGTGTGGGTGACATCTTAAGCAGGCATCTAAGTTGTGCCCTCCCCAGAGAGGTGTTTAAGTGTTTAATGAGTCAAGACAGGGAAGGATctttgcacatagtaagtgctcaagaaatggggactttcagaattctggaagcTCAGGAATATACCAGGACAGAGCCAAGAAATAGGCTGTTGGGCTCTGGAGGGTCCCGCCTGGCCTTGATTCACCAGGGAGGCCCCATTAGATCTTCCTCTAAAACAAATCAGGAACCATCCCCCACCCTGggcacctctccccacccctccttcccctgcctagtgggacaggcagagctgggaacacagagttcccgGGGTTCGGGGCGGGGGGCTTCCTTCCgaagctgcccccaccccaccccacccgacTCCACCCCAGGAGCTGGGTACGTCTCTCAGGAAGGGCACAGTTGGGCTAAATATAACCTGGGCTGGGCAGCTGTCCCGGGCAGGGATGAAGAAGGAGGTCACTCTCTCTTGCCCCCACCCCGGGTTAGACTTCCTGTGCCACCCTCTGGGTGTGACCCTCTCTGGCCTGTCCTGGAACAGGGAGCTTGTGGCCCAGGAAATCCTCCCCTGCACCTCCACCAACTCCTACAAGTACCAGACTTCTCTCACCCCCAGCTCAGGATGCTACACTGTGCCAGGGACTCAGCTTTTCAGACCTAGGTTCAAGTCCTGACTCGGTCACTGTGATACTCTGAACCTTCATttactcatcagtaaaatggggtaCTATGAGGCCACATCTATAAAGTGCCACCTGGCCTCAGGTTGGCACCAAGGAGGTCCCTCTAAAAATGCCTGTTTATGGCACCTTCTGCCCAGCCCAACTCCTGCCCTGGCTATTTTGCTGTTTGGGGCTCCTGCAGTGCTCAAAGCCGCCAAAGCAAGTTAAGGTGCAAAGTTGGGGTCAAGGGCATGGGTCCTAGCTGTGTAATCCCAGACAggtcacctcccctctctgagcctatttccAACCCTAAAACAGCCACCACATCCATTGTGATTTTGGGGCTTAATGGTGCCAGCATAGGGCCCAGTTCAGAGGAAATACCCCAGATGTGGGAGCCAACCCTatatggaggggctgggggctcataGAGGAGGCCAGGGAAGGACACGAAGACCAGGACCGCTAGGAGAGCCAGAGAGGCACCCTCTGACAATGGTGGGGGGCAGGCAACTAGTGGAGTGGGTATGGCTGGAGCATTGAGGGGGTCCCTGTGTCCTCTTTCCTGGCCCATGGTGGGCTATGAAGGGCCATTGTGCAGCCGGGGATGGGTGGGCAGCGGCGGAATGTGACTGGGCACAGCAGATGGGCCATTGTTTGAGGGAATGTGCCGCGTGAGGCCTGACCTTTCTCTGTGGATTCGGGGTTGGCGGGTTGGCATGCCCCGTGGGGGCCGGGAGGACAAGGCCAGAGACCAGGAAGTAGGTAGCGGAGAGAGACAGTCTCCATTCTCTTTCCCCCAGAAGGACCTGTTGGAGGGGCTGAACCCGaatccagctctgcctccttctctctatgctgtgtgaccttgagcaaggttCTTGGCCTCTCTGAGGGGCTAGGGTTTTCTGCGTTGGGGTGGAAATTGAAAGTCTTAGCACAGGACTGGCAAAGAGTCACCACTCAATGCACATTAGATATTATTATCCATGTAAGTGGCTGGAGCTTTCAGACAAGTTCAAGTCCTGGCTTGGCCATTTGTGACCCAGGCAAGTGACTGCCCTTCTTGTAGCCTCAGGTGTCTCTGTAATGGGCTCAATTGTGGTATTGACCTCACAAGGGTGTTCTGAGGACCACATGCCATGACCTTTGTGGGATGTTCGACACAAGATCAGCACCACAGGATGTTCTTAGTAATAATCGTATCAAGCAGTTACGAAGCGCCTGCCCTGTGCCTGGCCCTTTATATTTACAGATGCACTTGGCCCTCCGAGCAGCACAGTAAGGTGGGTGCTCTCATTCtcccctttttatttatttatttatttatttatttatttatttatttatttatttatttatttatttattcgttcattcattcatccatacatccatccatccattcattcgagttttcttttgtttgtttgttagtagaagtactggggattgaactcaggaccctgtgcTTGTTAAACATgccttctaccactgagctctaccctctttcgcctccccactttatagatgaggaaactgaggcacagagaggtgaggtgtTTTGCTCACAGGGAGTACATGGCAGTGATTATAATGATTTCATAGTGAATTTGGCCCCCTGGGTCAGCCGAGGTTGTTGGTGTTGGGGCTTGCTGTCAGACAGGCCTAGGAGTCAGTTCTGGCTATGAGGTTTGTGGTCCAGCCGTGTCACCTTGGATAAAGGtcttctgagcctccgtttccctACATGCGCTATAGGGATAGAGCACTGACAGAGTGCAGGAAGGGTCAGGCACTCAGGAAGCCAGCAGCGGGGTCAGCTGACAGTAATGCTCACATTATTCTTCTTAGAGCCCGGGATCCAGGAGGCCCAAGGAGCTGGAGGTGACCCTGAGGTGAGCACTGGCTGGTGCCACATGCCCCTCCCTACCCCTCCCGGGCCCACCTGGAGCCTCACGACCTGGTCTCTCCCTGGCAGGCAGCAAGACCCCAGAGGAAGGGCACCAGGCCCACAGACGACTGTGCGGCATCCCAGGCTGGGCTCCGGTTAGGAGGGGGTGCTGGTGCCCAGGCAGCGGTGAGAGGACAGCTGGGATGGGGGGGCCCTTCTCCCTTTCTCATACCCACCATGACCTCTCCCTTGAAGCCTGGCCTTTTCCCCTCATGCTCTCCTGGCCTCAAGCCTTCATCCCTGCCCCTGCAGGCTCAGAGGCAGCTGCTCCATGCAGAACTGAAGCTGGTCCTGcagcagaagggagagaggaagcaggagccTGGGGCCCAGGTGACTCCCAGCAGTGCCATGGAGGCCAGGAGCCGGAGTGCTGAGGTGAGCACCCTACATGTACTGCAAGGGGGCCTTGTGGGACCTTGGTGGAGGGCACAGGCCGGGGAAGCAAGGAGATACTtcctgacttctctgtgcctcagtctccccatctgtgaaatggaaatagcAACAGGGCCTATTTTCTGGGTCACTGtgagggggaaaaattaaaaatgtaaagtatttaacatagtacctggcacagaatAAGATTCAAAGAAGCTAATTCAGTGAGCATAATGGAATTTTATTAATAAGAAGCTAAAGAAAATAGAGTGGAAACCATTCATCAGAAGAAGCAGGATGGTGTAGGGGTTAAAGACATGGGCTTTGGACCCATGGGCTTAAATCCCAACCCTACCACTTCAGCTGTGCAGCCTTGAACAGATGACTTGATCTTTCTaaccctcagtttccccatcggTGAAATGGGCAATGGTCCCCAGCTCTGAGGGTGTTGAAGACTCACACTCTGTCATTGGCACAGGGACTGGTACCTAGGAAACTTCCTTGAATGTTAGCAGCTTTCACTATTATGGAGATAAAACACTAGCATTGATTGCATCCTACTAGACTCCAGGCACACAGTGGGTCTACTTTTACAGGAGCCAAGCTGAGGCTGAGGGGTGGCAAGCAGGGGGTAAAGTACAAGGAGGTCACTGCCTACAGGACAGCCTATGGTTTCTGAGGTCACAGACCTGAGGTTGAGGCCCCACTGTTTAAATTACTGTGTGGCATTAggcaagtcatttcacttttCTGGACCTTTATGTCCTCCCTGTGATTGCCCAAGCTGtggggaggatgaaatgagatggcACACATAAAATGCTTAGCCTAGGGCCTAAGACCAGTGCTGACACTCATGCTTCCCCTGCTGCCCCTACCGCAGCTCTTTCTACTCCTTCTCACCATGCTCTGCCCAACTCTCTCTAGTCCTGGGGCCACAGCTGTGGGGCATCTGACCAAACCCACTTTCCCCTCTCCAAGACCTTAGCTCAACCTCAGTCTGTGCCAGCCTCAATGCACTGCCCATTACAGCATCCCATAGCATCCCTGTtgcttcaggtctcagctcacaATCAGAGACTCCTTGTATACACCCACGTTACCCAACTTTACAATAGGAAAGCAGGACCAGAGAGGGCAAAGTTCTCCCCCAGAGGCACGCAGCAGGTTGGGTTCCTAGATGGCTGTAGAACTGAGGTCTTTCACTGACTCTCCTGGGAAGCCAGGATGCAGACCCCACAGTGTGCTGCTGGACCAGGGCCAGGTCAGCACCATTTACAGTAAATACCAGGAATACCACGTCTGCTGGTCCACCACTCATTACCCACGCACCCCTCTCCACTGGATTCCCTGTCCCATGGGCGTTATGCAGGTCTTGGGGTCAGAGAGTCCACAAAAGGGCACAGTCTCACACACATTCAAGCCTTCAAGGAGgccagccccacccctacccctccaTACCGCACCACTTAATGGTCAGCCCTTTCTTCGGGACCCAATCCTCAATCCCACTCCTGTTCTACTATTAAAGCCCCTCTCGGTATCTCCTTTCAGTCCGGTCCTTAAGGCTATGGGCCCCCTCAGTACCTCCATGGATTCACTCTAGCCATACCCCTCTTTGGCCGCTCCTCACTGGCCACTGTCCTCCTCCATTCACCTGTGCTCTCCAAATCCTAACCCCGCCCTCTCGATATGGCCACGCCCCCTTGGAAAGCACAGCTTCGCCCTCACTATCAGGCCCACCTCTCAGTCACAACTCAGGTTCCCTCTGGCCTCCCTACCTCGTCCCTCCTTTACGACACTgcccctcgccccgcccctcccAACAGCAGCCCTAGGATGCTCCCCAAAGTGTGGGTTCGCAAAGCCGTTGAACTCTTCCGAGGTCTCAGTGAACGAGTAGCCCTCGCGCCCTTTTAAAGGGGAGATGGCGGAAAGGGCGGGCCCGCACGACCAGTTTGAGCCGCGCCGAGGAGCCTGCGCCCTGAGGACCCGTTTAAGAGCGGCTTTTAATTGCGATGGCGGGTTCTGGGCGAGGTCGGGCCCTAGAGCCCCATGGCGATCCCCCGCCACCCTCCACAGGAGCTGAGGCGGGCAGAATTGGTGGAGATCATCGTGGAGACGGAGGCGCAGACTGGAGTCAGCGGCATCAACGTAGCTGGCGGGGGCAAAGAAGGAATCTTCATCCGCGACCTGCGCGAGGACTCGCCCGCCGCCAGGAGCCTCAGCCTACAGGaaggtgggcggggcggggcatgGGGCGGGGGATTCCTGCGGGGGCGGGGTTAGGAATCTGCCCTGGGTCGAGAGCGCAGCCGGGGATCAGGAGGCGGGATTAAGGGCTTGGGGCAGGGCTTTGTGTCAGCTTTGTGGTTGCTCTCAGCAGGGGCTCTGGAGGTTGTCTCAGTTTGACTCCCAGATCTGCATTTTACTATCTTGTGATCTTTCTatgcctcggttttctcatctctaaaatgtgaGCAATTCtagtacttacctcatagggttattatgtggattaaatgagtcagTATTTGAAAACACAGCTAGTAGCTAAGTGGTACATGGTAAACGCCGTGTTAAGTGCTagttattgttttgttgttgggGCTGAAGAATAGAGGCGGAGTTAACaacctggagggggtggggaggagaactTAGTAAGGGACGTTTTAGGTAACATGGATGAGGCTGatatgatttattcattcataactATTTACTAAGTGCCTTCTATTTCTAGATATTATTCTGGGTGCTTGGGCTactgcagtgaacaaaacagacaacacTCTCTGCActtatggagcttacattctagtggggagagacatatttaagcaaaatatgtaaaatacataatacatagtAAATTAAAAAGCAGTATATGCTTACAGATGCCAGGATGGAAGCTGCATTTTTTAAAGCGTTTTTATTTGGGGGTGTTGGATgtgattaggttttttttttaatggaggtactgaagattgaatccaggacttcgtacatgctaagcatgcactctgttACTGAGCTGTAACCTCCCCCAGAAGCTGCATTTTCAAATAGGATGAGCCAGGAAGGGCAGAAAGGCATAGGAGGTAAAGGAATGAGCCGTGTGTCTATCTGGAAGAACAGATGCTAGCACAACTGCCCCAAGATGGGAGTGTGCCTGGCTTGTTGGAATAACAGCAAAGAAGCCAATATGGATGGAATAGAGTTAGTAGAAGAGTAGCATATGATATGAGGCCAGAGAGATAAGAGAAAGAGCAGTTTTTAGAGGGCTTTATCATGGTGAGAACTTTCAATTTTAGTCTGGGAGGTTTGTGAGCGGAGAAACGACATGAACTGACTGTGTTGAACTGTTGTATTAGAAGTTGACTGTTGTGGGGCAGGATGTGCAACAGGGTGACCAACAAAGAGGCTACTGTGATTATCCAGGTAAGAGATGGTGATGCTTGAGGCCAGAACAGTATTACTGGAGGTGAAGAGAAGATTTGGATTCTGGATGTAATTTGAAGGAAGAGAGTTCCAAGAATAGATATGGGGTGTAATGGACAGAGAGGGGTCAAGGAAGACCAGGAGTACAGTTTGGGTCTGTCAAATGACAGGTGGACACCAAGGTGGAAATGTAGAGGGATAGTTGAATATGTGAGTCTAGGATGGAGGGGGGAGTGGTGCGCTGGAGATGTACACTTGGGAGTTGTCAGCATATTTATAATCTTTAAACTTCTGAATCTGGATGAGCTTCCCAAAGGGATGAGTGTAGCATGTagatggagaaaagaagagggCCAAGGCCAAAGCTCTGGGACTGTGTCTTTAAGCTGGTCTGGGAGATGCAGAAGAACCATCCCAGGAAGCTGAGAAGGAACCTCCAGGGAGATTCCAGGGGGTGTGACACCCTGAAAGCCAAGCCAAGCAAGTGATGGAGAGAAAGTGAAGCTGGGTCTCAAGTAGAGGTTCAAGCAGATGAAATCTGGGACTTGACCATGGGACTTAGTTACACAGAGGTCACTGCATGGGAACTTGAGAGGAGCAGTTCAAGGCTCTGGGAGGGAGTGTCAGAGATGTGATTAGAGAAGTGGAAACACTGCAGCTGGACAACTCAATGCATTTTGCCATTAAGGTGGACAGATAAATGAGGCAGGAGCTCCAGGAGGAGTGAGGTCCACACAACCTTTCTTATgggagagagaacaagaaagaatGGCATGTCGTAGAAGAGAATAATAAATTGATAatgtggagagagaaggaagaattgCTGGAGTATGTCCCTGAGAAGGTAGTGGAGGGATTGACCCCTAGCTAGAAGTGGGGGCAGTTGATCCCTAGGAACAAGTGGAGAGTGGAGTAAATAGCCACAGGAACAGGGGGGTGAATAATGGGGTGGGAGCTTCTGGAAGTTATCTTTTTgtggggtgaggtaattaggtttacttatttacttttgatggaggtactgggattgaacccaagaccttgtgaatgctaagcatgcgctctaccattgagctataccctcctccctggaaGTTATCTTCTGATTCTGTTCTCAATGAAACAAGCTAAGTTAGTATCAGAAATGTGAGGATAGGGGAGGGGAGTGAGAAGGGGAGGGGCGTGGCCTGAAGGGTCTGTGAAGGAGGCGGGGCTAAGGCAATGGGGCGTGGTTTTATTCTTAAGTGTCAGAACCTCAAACAGGGAGGAACTTTGAATCTCAATCCTGTGCTCGGGTATAGGCGGGGCCAAATCTTTGGGCGGTGCCTCGCTGTACTGGCTCCAGGGAAGTGGGGGCGGAACCAGGCCTGGGCGGAGCCAAGAGATGCCCacgccctgcccacctccacctggCCTGCAGGGGACCAGCTGCTGAGCGCCCGCGTGTTCTTCGACAACTTCAAGTACGAGGACGCACTACGCCTGCTGCAATGCGCCGAACCTTACAAggtttccttctgcctgaagcgCACTGTGCCCACTGGGGATCTGGCGCTGCGGCCTGGGACCGTGGCCGGCTACGAGATCAAGGGCCCTCGGGCCAAGGTGGCCAAGCTGGTACGCGTGCTTAGCCCGGTCCTGGCCCTGGACTGCCCCAGCAATCCCGTCTCTGCGCCGTGAGCCCCACTGCCCCACACCGTGGGCCAGCCTTGCCCTCTGTCTTGTCACTAACCTAGTGCTaatcccaccctctgcctcctcttctttgTTCCTAAActcctccctggggagggggaccCACTCAGCCCAGATCAGAACCCTCACCAGGGGTCCTGAATCAGGGGACTCTGGACCAGAGAGGCCAGATTCAAGCCTGAGTGCTGCTCTCTTACTACTGAGTGACCCTGGACACGTTACTTTCCcttcttgggcctcagtttccctctctctaAAATGAGGGTATGGGGGGAAATCCTGGATGAGGAGCTAGAAGTCTTGGGTTCCAGTTTCTACACTGCTGTTGATTGTTAGATTCTAAAGGAAAGTCTTTGCCTTCTAGGGGCAGTAATGGTGAAATGACAGGCAGAAAGTGGGGGATGGTGTTTGGGGGACAAGATGCTCAATCCAGCACACCCCCAGCATGGTACAATACCACGTGGGGCTCCCCCTGTCCACCCCAGGCCTCCCACTGTCCCACCGCCTCccgcctctctcctctctccccagaacATCCAGAGTCTGTCCCctgtgaagaagaagaagatggtGATGCCCGGGGCCCTGGGGGCCCCTGCAGACCTGGCCCCTGTTGACGTCGAATTCTCCTTTCCCAAGTTCTCCCGTCTGCGTCGAGGCCTCAAAGCTGAGGCTGTCAAGGGTCCTgtcccagctgcccccacccGCCGGCGCCTCCAGCTGCCTCGGCTGCGTGTCCGAGAAGTGGCCGAAGAGGCCCAGGCAGCTCGGCTGGCCGCCGCCGCTCCTCCCCCAAGGAAGGCCAAAGCAGAGGCTGAGGTGGCAGCAGGAGCACGTTTCACAGCTCCCCAGGTGGAGTTGGTTGCGCCCCGGCTCCCAGGTGCCGAGGTGGGTGTCCCCCAGGTCTCAGCCCCCGCAGCAGAGGCAGTCAGCGGCTTTGCCCTCCACTTGCCAACCCTTGGGCTAGGAGCCCCGGCTGCACCTGCCGTGGAGCTTGCAGCTGCAGGGATCCAGATCCCCCAAGTGGAGCTGCCCACCTTGCCCTCGCTACCGGCTCTGCCCACACTTCCCTGCCTGGAGACCCGGGAAGGGGCTGTGGCAGTGACAGTGCCCACCCTGGATGTGGCGGCTCCTACAGTGAGGGTGGACCTGGCCTTGCCTGGTGCAGAGGTGGAGGCCCGAGCAGAGGCTCCTGAGGTGGCCCTTAAGATGCCCCGCCTCAGTTTCCCCCGCTTTGGGGCTCGAGCAAAGGAAGTTGCTGAGGCCAAGGTGGCCAAGCCCAGCCCCGAGGCCAGGGTGAAGGGGCCAAAACTTCGAATGCCCACCTTTGGGCTTTCTCTCCTGGAACCCCGGCCCACTGCACCTGAAGCCGTTGAGAGCAAGCTGAAGTTGCCCACCATCAAGATGCCATCCTTTGGCATTGGGGTCTCACCGCCTGAGGTCAAGGTGCCCAAGGGACCTGAGGTGAAGCTCCCCAAGGCCCCGGACGTCAAGCTCCCAAAAATGCCAGAAGCAGCCCTTCCAGATGTGCGACTCCCAGAGGTGGAGCTCCCAAAAGTGTCAGAGATGAAACTCCCAAAGGTGCCGGAGATGGCTGTGCCGGATGTGAGGCTCCCAGAGGTGCAGCTGCCAAAAGTTCCTGAGATGAAACTCCCGAAGGTGCCTGAGGTGAAACTTCCAAAGGTGCCGGAGATGGCTGTACCTGATGTGCAGCTCCCAGAAGTGCAGCTCCCGAAAGTCCCGGAGATGAAACTGCCAAAAGTGCCCGAGATGAAATTCCCTGAAATGAAGCTCCCGAAGGTGCCTGAGATGGCTGTGCCGGATGTGCAGCTCCCAGAAGTGCAGCTCCCAAAAGTGCCGGAGATGAAACTGCCTAAAGTGCCCGAGATGGCTGTGCCAGAGGTGCGACTCCCGGAGGTGCAGCTGCCAAAAGTCTCAGAGATGAAACTCCCGACGGTTCCCGAGATGGCCGTGCCGGATGTGCATCTCCCAGAAGTGCAGCTCCCGAAAGTTCCTGAGATGAAACTCCCTGAGGTGAAACTCCCGAAGGTACCCGAGGTGGCTGTGCCAGAAGTGCGACTCCCAGAGGTGCAGCTGCCAAAAGTCTCAGAGATGAAACTCCCTGAGATGAAGCTTCCGGAGATCAGAACTCCCCAAGGTGCCCGAGATGGTCGTGCCGGATGTACACCTCCCAGAAGTGCAGCTCCCAAAGGTGTCAGAGATGCGATTGCCGGAAGTGCAGGCGCCGAAGGTCCCAGATGTGCAGCTGCCGAAGGCACCCGAGGTGAAGCTGCCCAAGCCTCCAGAGGTGCAGCTTAAAGCTGCCagggcagagcaggcagaggggaTGGAATTTGGCTTCAAGATGCCCAAGATGACCATGCCCAAGCTAGGGAGAGCAGGGTCCCCACCGAGAGGCAAGCCAGGTGAGGCAGGGGCTGAGGTCTCAGGGAAGCTGGTGACACTTCCCTGTTTACAGCCAGAAGTGGACAGTGAGGCTCGTGTGAGTGTCCCCTCTCTCACACTGCCCTCAGTGGAACTAGATCTGCCAGGTGCCCTCAGCCTGGAGAGGCAGGTCCCAGTAGCCGAAGTGGGCAAGGTGGAGAGGGCAGAGGCCCCTGGGGTGGCAGCAGGGGTCAGCGAAATTGCTTTCCGGTTGCCATCTGTTGAGATTGTCACTCCACAGATGCCCACAGTGGAGGCTTGAGGAAGGGCCAGTAGAGGTCATGGAGATGAAAGTCAAGCACTCCTCCAAGTTCTCCCTGCCCAAGTTTGGACTCTCGGGGCCAAAGGTGaccaaggcagaggcagagggggctGGAAGAGCTGCCAAGAAGGTGTCCAAGTTCTCCATCTCACTCCCCAAGGCTAAGGTGGGAACCGAGGCAGAGGCCAAAGGGACAGGGGAGGCAGGCCTGCTGCCTGCCCTCGATCTGTCCATCCCACAGGTCAGCCTGGATGCCCATCTGCCCACTGGCAAGGTGGAGGTGGCAGGGGCCGATGTCAAGCTCAAGGGGCCCAGGTTTGCCCTGCCCAAGTTTGGGGTCAGAGGCCGGGACACCGAGGCAGGAGAACTAGTGCCAGGGGTGGCTGAGTTGGAGGGCAAGGGCAGAGGTTGGGATGGGAGGGTGAAGATGCCCAAACTGAAGATGCCCTCCTTTGGGCTGGCTCGAGGGAAGGAAGCGGAAATCCCAGGTGGGCGTGTCAGCCCTGGGGAAAAGCCAGAGTCCACGGCTGGGCAGCTTAAGATCCCTGAGGTGGAATTGGTCaccctgggg
This region of Camelus ferus isolate YT-003-E chromosome 9, BCGSAC_Cfer_1.0, whole genome shotgun sequence genomic DNA includes:
- the PRX gene encoding LOW QUALITY PROTEIN: periaxin (The sequence of the model RefSeq protein was modified relative to this genomic sequence to represent the inferred CDS: deleted 3 bases in 3 codons), which produces MEARSRSAEELRRAELVEIIVETEAQTGVSGINVAGGGKEGIFIRDLREDSPAARSLSLQEGDQLLSARVFFDNFKYEDALRLLQCAEPYKVSFCLKRTVPTGDLALRPGTVAGYEIKGPRAKVAKLNIQSLSPVKKKKMVMPGALGAPADLAPVDVEFSFPKFSRLRRGLKAEAVKGPVPAAPTRRRLQLPRLRVREVAEEAQAARLAAAAPPPRKAKAEAEVAAGARFTAPQVELVAPRLPGAEVGVPQVSAPAAEAVSGFALHLPTLGLGAPAAPAVELAAAGIQIPQVELPTLPSLPALPTLPCLETREGAVAVTVPTLDVAAPTVRVDLALPGAEVEARAEAPEVALKMPRLSFPRFGARAKEVAEAKVAKPSPEARVKGPKLRMPTFGLSLLEPRPTAPEAVESKLKLPTIKMPSFGIGVSPPEVKVPKGPEVKLPKAPDVKLPKMPEAALPDVRLPEVELPKVSEMKLPKVPEMAVPDVRLPEVQLPKVPEMKLPKVPEVKLPKVPEMAVPDVQLPEVQLPKVPEMKLPKVPEMKFPEMKLPKVPEMAVPDVQLPEVQLPKVPEMKLPKVPEMAVPEVRLPEVQLPKVSEMKLPTVPEMAVPDVHLPEVQLPKVPEMKLPEVKLPKVPEVAVPEVRLPEVQLPKVSEMKLPEMKLPEIRLPKVPEMVVPDVHLPEVQLPKVSEMRLPEVQAPKVPDVQLPKAPEVKLPKPPEVQLKAARAEQAEGMEFGFKMPKMTMPKLGRAGSPPRGKPGEAGAEVSGKLVTLPCLQPEVDSEARVSVPSLTLPSVELDLPGALSLERQVPVAEVGKVERAEAPGVAAGVSEIAFRLPSVEIVTPQMPTVELEEGPVEVMEMKVKHSSKFSLPKFGLSGPKVTKAEAEGAGRAAKKVSKFSISLPKAKVGTEAEAKGTGEAGLLPALDLSIPQVSLDAHLPTGKVEVAGADVKLKGPRFALPKFGVRGRDTEAGELVPGVAELEGKGRGWDGRVKMPKLKMPSFGLARGKEAEIPGGRVSPGEKPESTAGQLKIPEVELVTLGAQEEGGAEEGVAVSGGRLSGLQVSTTRQVGTEGQDGGLRMPLGISLPQVELTGFGDVGLGTTPGQQAESTAPPAEGTAGFKVQVPQVTLSLPGAQGAGGELLVGEGVFKMPAVTVPQLELDVGLNREAQVGEAATGEGGLRLKMPTLGAKAGAGGGGPGDQPPGAERTFHLSLPDVEISPPAVGSHAEYQVAEGEGDAGHKLKVRLPRFGLAWAKEGVEEGEKAKSPKLRLPRVGFSQSEAVTREGSPSPEEEEEEGGGEGASGRRGRVRVRLPRVGLATTSKASRGQEGEAAPKSPGGEKSPKFRFPRVSLSPKTHSGSGDQEEGGFRVRMPSVGFSETGPPGPTRMEGAQTAVI